Part of the Verrucomicrobiota bacterium genome, CCTTTACCCGGCTCCGGGGTCGAATTTCGACTATGCCGCCGTGGGGGTGGCCAAGGGATGGCCGCATCTGATGCAGGGATTTGAATCCCATTGGAACAAGAATTCGAACTTGGCTTGGGCCTTCGACACCTGGTTCCTCAATCTCTTCCCGCGCGAGCGCCCCTTCCTCTACAACGGCGGCGGCTACGCGACCCTCAGCTTCATTCCAACTCTCGCCACCATGATGCTGGGGTTGATCGCGGGCGGAGTCTTGAAGGGGCCGCGCCCAGCGGGCGCCAAATCACAGTGGCTCGCCCTCGCGGGATTGTCCTGCCTGGCGTTGGGATGGTCCCTCGGGGCGCTGGGCGTCTGCCCGGTCGTGAAAAAAATCTGGACTCCGAGTTGGACCCTGTTCAGCGGCGGTTTTTGCCTTCTGTTGTTGGCCGGGTTTTACACGGTGATTGATTTGCGCAGGTGCGACTGGTGGGCTTCGCCCTTGCGGGTGGTGGGCATGAACTCCATCGCGGCTTATGGCATGGACCATCTCTTTGGCGGATGGATTCGCTCGACGCTGAGGACATTTCTGGGACCGAACGCCTTCAAGGTTTTCGGCGCGACGTATGAACCCCTGGTTCAGGGGGCCGCGATTTTTCTCGTGCTTTGGCTGATGTTATACTGGATGCATCGGCGGAGAATTTATCTCCGCATTTGAGCCTTGGGATCACGCTATGCCGAACGACACTCGTTATGCCGCGGGATTGGATTATGGGACCAACTCGGTCCGCTGTTTGATCGTCCGCGCCGAGGACGGGGCCGAAATCGCATCCGCCGTTGCCGCTTACGCGTCGGGAGAAGAAGGAATCCTGCTCGAGGCGCGCAATCCGGATCTGGCCCGGCAGCATCCGCGGGATTACTTGGACGGCACCCAAAAGGCGGTGCAAGCCGCGTTGGAGCTGGCCCGTCAAGCCGATCCCGCGTTCGAACCCGCCCGGGTGGCCGGAATCGGCATCGACGCCACGGGCAGCACTCCCCTGCCCATCGGCCCTGATCACCGTCCGCTCGCGTTTCAGGATCGATTCGCGAACAATCTTCATGCGATGGCCTGGTTGTGGAAGGATCACACCGCCACGGAAGAAGCGGCGAGTTTGACGAAGCAAGCCAAGCGCGAACATCCCGAGTATTTGGCGAAATGCGGAGGCACCTATTCGTCAGAATGGTTCTGGGCGAAAATGTGGCATTGCGCGCGTCAGGCTCCGGAAGTTTCCCGGGCGGCGTCGCATTGGATCGAGTTGTCGGATTGGATCCCGGCGGTCTTGACCGGCACCGAGTCTCAGCCCTCGAGAAACCGATGCGCGGCCGGTCACAAGGGACTGTATCACGACGCTTGGGGCGGCTATCCCAGCGACTCATTTCTGGGCGGATTGCATCCGGAGTTGGCCCGATTTCGGAAGCCTTTGGGCGGGGTACGCGCCAAGTCCATGAACGAACCGGCCGGACGGCTGACGGATCCTTGGGCGGCCCAACTTGGATTGCCGGGAGGCATGCCGGTGGCCGTGGGCGCGCTGGATGCCCATTTCGGCGCCGTGGGGTCCGGCATCCGCCCGGGCGTGTTGGTCAAGATTCTGGGCACATCCACGTGCGATATCATGGTGGCGCCATTGGACCCTCCCCTGCCTGACGTGCCCGGATTGTGCGGCATGGTGCCGGGGTCGGTGCTCCCGGGTTACTACGGTCTGGAAGCCGGACAAAGCGCGGTGGGGGATTTGTTCAACTGGTGGGTGCATCGCATCGCGCCGGCCGGCGCGACCCACGATCGTTTGTCCATGGAAGCGGGTCAACTCGCGCCGGGGGAATCCGGGTTGCTGGCGCTCGACTGGAACAATGGCAACCGCACGGTGCTGGCGGATCAGAGGCTCACGGGCTTGCTTCTGGGTCAAACCCTGGCGACAAGGCCCGCCGAAATCTATCGGGCGTTGATCGAAGCCACGGCTTTTGGCGCCCGCATGATCATGGAGCGCTTCGAGGATTTTGGCGTTCGTGTCGAACAGGTTGTGACCTGTGGCGGCATCGCCGAGAAGAGCCCCTTGGTCATGCAGATCTACGCCGATGTGACGGGACGGCCGATGCGCATCTCCAGGTCGAGCCAAACCTGCGCATTGGGAGCGGCCATCGCCGGAGCGGTGGTCGCAGGCCTGCATCCTTCAGTCCCGGCTGCATGCGCCGCCATGACCGGCGTCAAGTCTGCCACCTACGATCCGAATCCGGATTCCGCCCAGGTCTATCAGGAGTTGTTTCCACTTTACCGTGCCCTCCACGACGCGTTTGGAACCAGCCAAACCGCCCTGGATATGGGCGCCGTCATGAAGCGCCTGCTTGAAATCAGGGATCGAGTGAGGAATCTGTGAACCGTTGACCACGGCGAGCCCGCATCTTTCCCAAAGTGCCATGGCCTGGACTGGCCGTCCCTTCCCCCCTGGGCTAGTGGCGGGCAGAGGCCTTGAGAACCCATGTTGATCGTCGCCGCCAGGGAATTTCGGGCTGCGGCCAAGCGCCGCTCCACATTCACCCTCCGCTGGCTCACGGCGCTGACAGCGTTCGTGCTCATGCTCTGGCTCTTCTGGCTGTTCGACGCATACAAGCACGCCGCTGCGATTCCCCGGGTCTTTACGGCCATGTCGCACGTCGCATTCTACTATTGCCTCCTGGTCTCCGCGGCCCGCGCGGCCGACGCCATCAGCGCGGAGCGGCGCGACGGCACCCTCGGCTTGCTGTTCCTGACCGATTTGCGAACGCTGGAGGTCATGGCGGGCAAACTGGTGACGCACGCCGGCGTGGGAGCCTATGGATTGCTGGCGATCTTTCCCATGCTCGCGGTCCCCATGCTGCTGGGGGGGATTACTTTCAATCAGTTCGCCTGGACCATCCTGAGTTTGTTGAACGCGATGTGGTTTGGAACCACCCTGGGACTCGCGATCTCCGTGATCAACTCCAGGCAGCACATGGCGATCGGACTTTCCCTGGCCTTGGCGTTGCTGTGTGCTCCAGGCCTGACCGCCCTGGCCGAGTTGCTCCGGCACTTCAAGTTTCCTCCATGGGCCGTGGATCTCACAAGCATGTTGAGTCCTTGGTACTTGGTGGGCACTCCGATCTGGAGAATGACGGTCAAGCCTTGGGAAAACCTGGCCTCGGTGGGAATGGTTCATGCCATGGGCTGGGTATTACTGTTCGCGGCCCTCCTTGAACTCTCCCGGAGCTGGCGGGACTCGGCGGGGATTCACGCGCTGTTCACCGTGTTGAAGTCGCGAACGGCGGCGACCGGGGGCGGCCGAAGCGCCCGCCAGGCGGCCTGGAGAACTCGCATGCTGGACCTCCACCCGATCTTCTGGCTCGGAGGCCGGAGCCGAATCGGGTCGAAACTTTTTCTCGCCGCCGCCGTGCTGCTGATTCTTCTGAATTTGGGGGTGGTGACGAAATTTGCCGCGGCGCAATTCAAAGCCGGGCCCGCCTTCGGATCGCTGATCGGACACACCATGACGTGGTTTGGCCTGGCGGTCTTGCTGCATCTTTGGACCGCGTACCAGGCGGGACTGGCGGCATCCCATCGTGTCGCGGAAGATCGGCAGACGGGCGCCTTGGAGCTCATTTTGAGCACCCCGCTTGGGTTGCGGTCGTTCTCACGCGGACTGTGGATGGCTTTCGCGCGAGCCCTTTTTGCTCCGGCTGTTTTCGCCACGCTGGTTCATCTTTTCTTTGTCTATCATATCGCCCAACTTTTCTTCACCGAGTTCAGCCAGCGAGCAGGCCCATTCAGCAGCACCAGCTTCCCCCAATACTTGTTCGACTGCCTGGTGGTTCCGCTGGCGGCGCACCCGGTCAACCAGTGGCTACCTTATTTTGTGGGACGGATCATGATCATGGCTTGGTTCGTGTTGGCCGCCAATTGGGTGGCGATCGGCTGGGTCGGTCGATGGCTGGGTTTGCGGATGAAGCATACCGGATTGGCTCCCTTGGCCGCCATGGTTCTGGCGCTCGTGCCGCCCTGGATCGGATTTGGAGTCACTTGTTACTTCCTCGATACAGCAGGCGTCTTCAAAGGACCCGAAGAAAACACTTTGCCGCTCGGACTCTGGCTCGCAGCGTGCTTTGGATTCGGGCATGCTTTGATGTTGTCCTTGTGGGGCCGGCACCGTTGGTGGCGCTATTTCAGCCTCGTGGTGTCCGAGAAGGAGGCGTTCAAGGAGCGTGGCATCCATGGGCCGACCTTGATGCGATGGATGGGCTACGCCGTGGTCACGATGGCTTTGCTGGCATCGGCGAACTACGTCTTGCAGGCGATTTACACCTCGCGAGCCAAGTCTCGCTGGGAGGCGGTTCGGCAACGGATCGAAGGGCCGGGCCCGAGGCAAACGTATGCGTCGATGGCTCCTCCGGATCCCGGGGATCACTTGAATTTCGCCCAAGGCCCGGCTTACTCCCGGTGGCTTGAGTCCAATGGCGGCGACTTGACGGCGAGAATCGACGAGTCGCCGGCTTACTTGCAGGCCTCCCCGATCCCGGCTCGATGGAGCAAACATCAGAAGGCTGATTTGGAAGGTATTCTTGGAACCTGGGGGAGCAGTGGGAACAAGGAAACGGGCCGCGTTTCCGCAGCCCTTGAATTGGAGGAAAAAATGGCGGCGGCCGGAAAGCTCTTGGACCAGATCAACCTCGATTCAAAGACGCGAACCCATTATCGCTCCCTGGGGACGCAGAACCACGCAGCGGTATTCTCCAAGGACGCGGTTGCCATGCTGCGTCTCCTGAGAATGGGAGGATTGCTCAGTTTGCGCGCTTCCGTTCGCGTGGCCCAGGATCGCACGGATGAAGCGTTCGAGGACGTGCTGGGAACCCTTCGGCTGGCGCGCATCGCCTCAACTTCCATTCACCAACATTCATCCCTGGCCGCACACGGAATTCTGCTGCAGGGACTCCAGCCGGTTTTTGACGGGTTGGCGGAGCGAAAGTGGAAATCCTCTCATCTCACGAAACTTCAGACCGAACTGGCCTCGGTGAATCTCCTCCGACTCAATACCAACGCCATCATGAGAATCGCCTGGGCCCACGCCGATCGAATTCTCCTGGACGATCCCTCGATTCAACATGCCCGCATCCCGTCAAGCTGGCTCGGCAAATACACGAAGTTGTTGGAATTCTATCGGGGCGTGGAACTGGCGATGTCCCGAGTCGATGTGGAACGCCAACGCGTGGAGGAGTCACATGAACTCTGGAACATGATGAATTCCATTGGACTCGAGTACGCAACCGTGCAGATCCTCGCTCCCTTTCCTTGGGTGAATGCCACTTCGACGTCGGTCGTGTTCGCTCAAACTTCGATCCATCAAGCCGTCCTGGCTTGCGCCTTGGAGGTTCACCGGCAGCGGCAGGGGGCGTTCCCCTTGAGTCTCGAGGCATTGACGCCCCCCTTGCCCGGGGGGATACCGAAGGATATTCAACGGGGATTGCCCCTTCATTATCGAATCCTCACGAACGGGTTGTTCGAAATTCGGGGATCCGGACCCAACCTCCAAATTGAACCGCCGGACAGGCCGGGTGCAGGGGACGACTGGGTGTGGTCTTACGAGCCGCCGGCAATCCCCAAACCGGCAACTGCTGTTCCCGGCATGGTCCGATAGTTTCAGCGCCGGAGCAGATCGAGGAGTGAAAGGCCCGCCGGAGCGAGCACCCATCGCGCCCCCTCCTTCCGGACCAACTGGCGGCAGGGGTGTTTGAGACGCTCATCCTGATTCACTTCGAGCACCTCGACGGACGTTCCCGGTCCGAGTTCTTGTTGGGTTCGGGGAACGGATTTGAAGGGCACACCGTTGAAGTTAAACCACACGTCGTAACCCGCGATGGCCGATGGTTCGATGGGGCGATCCCACTGGACGAGCGCGGGCTGGCGTTGGGCCCAGGCCCATGCCGCGTCGCGCAGGCGCACGCGAAACATCATCGGCTGCGACCTGAGGAATCGCAGCAAACTGAACTGATGGCCATGCTCGGCCTGGGCGAGAAAGAGCCATCTCGGATCCAGCCCCAGAAGGTTCCTGCCGTTGTAGAGTCCGTGATCATTCGTTTGTCCCGGCAGATGTTTTCGAAACCATTCCGCAAACCGTGGGCTCGCCAAGAGATCCACTTCGAAATGCAGATGCGCCCGGTCTTTGGAGATGCGTTCACGCGTGTTGGTGGTGCGGCCCATGCGGCCGAGCACCTCGCCCGACTTGACCCCGACTCCATTCTTCAATCCCGCTCGAATTTCGCTCAAATGGGCGTAGAGCGTCAGCACTTCCAACCCCTCGATGCGGTGTCTCAGGACCACGTATTTCCCATAGTTCGACAAGCCGGAGTGCCGCGACACGTGAACGACGACGCCCTCCGCGGAGGCCCAGACTGGATCGAGGGGTTCTCCCTGTGGGTCCCGCGAGACGGCGCGAATGTCGATGCCTTCGTGCACGCGGGATCCGCCCGACCGAACGCACCCGAAAGTGCCGGAAGTCCAGCTTGAGCCGGCGGTGCCGACAAAAAAGCGTGCCTCGCCGCCCGGTTCGAGCAGGGCCTGGTTGGCGGTCGGAAAGCGAAACGGCGGGGCGGCGGCGCCCGTGATCGCGAACCACCCAAAAACAGTCAACCCCAGCAGCGCGGTCTTCACGACTTTTCGGGAAAGTGCTCGGTCTTGTTTTGGCGTCTCTTGAAATTATTCAATCCGCGCACAATCCGTTCCGCCTCTTCGCGACTGGCGTCCGGAGTAAACGTGAGAATGCCGTCGGTGACCGTCTGAACGATCTTGACGGCCGCCAGCCATCGCATTTCCCCGAACTCGCTAAAAATCGCGATACGCTGGCCGCGGGCCGCCTGCGTGATGGTCTCCAGATGGAATCGCCCCCGTTGATCGAATTGCAATTGAATCGCGAACCCATGCCCCAAGTCCACCAGCGCAGCCTCGATGATGGAGCGCTCGTCAAGAAAGGACTGATTGTGAATGACCATCTGAATCGGCGATGCGCGCAGCACGGAAACATTGGAAGTGTAGGGCACCTTGTCGGAAGAAGTCTCAAGATGCAGGCGCAGCAACGTCATTTCCTTTTTCTGTTTCCTCTCAACCGTCGTACCGCAGCCGCAGGCCGACGCCGAGGCCAGGACCGCGACGACGAGGAGATTGA contains:
- a CDS encoding DUF5009 domain-containing protein, encoding MNSSPASAPRLGSVDVYRGFVMCLMMGEVLRLCAVSSNLPESAFWKFLCFHQSHVDWIGCSLHDLIQPSFSFLVGVSLPFSIASRSARGQSFASMFGHAMGRALALTFLGVFLRSLGRSQPNFTFEDTLSQIGLGYVFLFLAGFRPAREQWAIMAGLLLGYWAAFALYPAPGSNFDYAAVGVAKGWPHLMQGFESHWNKNSNLAWAFDTWFLNLFPRERPFLYNGGGYATLSFIPTLATMMLGLIAGGVLKGPRPAGAKSQWLALAGLSCLALGWSLGALGVCPVVKKIWTPSWTLFSGGFCLLLLAGFYTVIDLRRCDWWASPLRVVGMNSIAAYGMDHLFGGWIRSTLRTFLGPNAFKVFGATYEPLVQGAAIFLVLWLMLYWMHRRRIYLRI
- a CDS encoding ribulokinase — its product is MPNDTRYAAGLDYGTNSVRCLIVRAEDGAEIASAVAAYASGEEGILLEARNPDLARQHPRDYLDGTQKAVQAALELARQADPAFEPARVAGIGIDATGSTPLPIGPDHRPLAFQDRFANNLHAMAWLWKDHTATEEAASLTKQAKREHPEYLAKCGGTYSSEWFWAKMWHCARQAPEVSRAASHWIELSDWIPAVLTGTESQPSRNRCAAGHKGLYHDAWGGYPSDSFLGGLHPELARFRKPLGGVRAKSMNEPAGRLTDPWAAQLGLPGGMPVAVGALDAHFGAVGSGIRPGVLVKILGTSTCDIMVAPLDPPLPDVPGLCGMVPGSVLPGYYGLEAGQSAVGDLFNWWVHRIAPAGATHDRLSMEAGQLAPGESGLLALDWNNGNRTVLADQRLTGLLLGQTLATRPAEIYRALIEATAFGARMIMERFEDFGVRVEQVVTCGGIAEKSPLVMQIYADVTGRPMRISRSSQTCALGAAIAGAVVAGLHPSVPAACAAMTGVKSATYDPNPDSAQVYQELFPLYRALHDAFGTSQTALDMGAVMKRLLEIRDRVRNL
- a CDS encoding M23 family metallopeptidase, coding for MKTALLGLTVFGWFAITGAAAPPFRFPTANQALLEPGGEARFFVGTAGSSWTSGTFGCVRSGGSRVHEGIDIRAVSRDPQGEPLDPVWASAEGVVVHVSRHSGLSNYGKYVVLRHRIEGLEVLTLYAHLSEIRAGLKNGVGVKSGEVLGRMGRTTNTRERISKDRAHLHFEVDLLASPRFAEWFRKHLPGQTNDHGLYNGRNLLGLDPRWLFLAQAEHGHQFSLLRFLRSQPMMFRVRLRDAAWAWAQRQPALVQWDRPIEPSAIAGYDVWFNFNGVPFKSVPRTQQELGPGTSVEVLEVNQDERLKHPCRQLVRKEGARWVLAPAGLSLLDLLRR